The sequence GGCGAAGACCGCGCCGCTGGCGCCGAGCACACCGCCCGTCGCGGGAACCGGGGTCACCAACGCCGCGACGTTCGTGAGGAGGATCTGGGCGACGCCGGCGACGGCGCCCGTCACCGCGAAAAACACGTGGAATCGGAGCCGCGTCGTCGCGCGTGCGACCGGCCAGCCGAAGACGATCAACGCGAGGCTGTTCGAGACCAGATGGCCGACGCCGCCGTGGGCGTAGACGCTCGTCACGACCGTCCACGGGTTCGTCGACAGCGGCGGCGCCAGGACGAACAGACCGGCCATCAGCCCGACGCTGAGCAGCGCCGCCACCTGCTGGAGGAGGAAGACGACGACGAAGACGGCGAGCAGATCGACGATCGGACTGCTCGAGTCGTCGACCGACGACTCGGCGTCGGTCCCCGACCGCATCCCGATCCCCGATCGTGACGAACGATCTGCCATGGGTACTAGTGGAACGGCGCGCCTCAAAAGTGTCCGCGTCGACACTGACGGCACTGGAGTGCCTACAGAGCGTGTCGATGGGAAATTCGGAGACGGGAATCATACTGGTACCGACACGTGGCCGCTCTCAATGCTCGTGACGGCCGCGTCGCTATCGAACGATAATAAACGGTGAAAATCGCAACCGCAACCGCGATCGCCTCAGTCTTCGAGGACGATCTCGATCGAGACGTCGTTCGGCACCTGGATGCGCATGAGCTGACGGAGTGCGCGTTCGTCGGCGTCCAGGTCGATCAGGCGCTTGTGGACGCGCATCTCCCAGTGCTCCCACGTCGCGGTGCCCTCGCCGTCAGGCGACTTCCGGGTCGGGACCTCGAGGGTCTTCGTCGG comes from Haloterrigena salifodinae and encodes:
- a CDS encoding rhomboid family intramembrane serine protease → MADRSSRSGIGMRSGTDAESSVDDSSSPIVDLLAVFVVVFLLQQVAALLSVGLMAGLFVLAPPLSTNPWTVVTSVYAHGGVGHLVSNSLALIVFGWPVARATTRLRFHVFFAVTGAVAGVAQILLTNVAALVTPVPATGGVLGASGAVFALLGYLIASNRLSASLASFVEVPAWLSALVFLGLAIAVTMATASPGVALLAHFTGLLLGLAAGRARVLNVGTPSRSGSARL
- the rpsJ gene encoding 30S ribosomal protein S10; its protein translation is MQQARVRLAGTSPDDLDDICDDVREIANNTGVNLSGPIPLPTKTLEVPTRKSPDGEGTATWEHWEMRVHKRLIDLDADERALRQLMRIQVPNDVSIEIVLED